One window from the genome of Parafrankia irregularis encodes:
- a CDS encoding L,D-transpeptidase family protein — MCRSRVTRSLIVLPALVGMALVGACGSDSPAATGPAPSPSAPVSTTTAPAPATPSGLSGPASPAGTPSASATAGATPTASPAPTASPTATSAGTTPSPAPTPTGPPILRPGATGPEILELQRQLMAAGYWLGTPDGTFGLLTQQAVLAVQKTAGIGLDGLVGPATRAAIARGTRPDARSTQGFVLEVDKGRQLLKIVRDGHVETTLNTSTGTEQIYYHDGVQYLADTPPGTWRMFRQVNGVDHGSLGDLYRPKYFHADGIAIHGYASVPARAASHGCVRVTNAAMDWLWSSGNAEIGTTVLVY; from the coding sequence ATGTGCAGGTCCCGTGTCACCCGCTCGTTGATCGTCCTGCCTGCGCTGGTCGGGATGGCGCTGGTGGGGGCCTGCGGATCGGACAGTCCAGCGGCCACCGGCCCGGCACCGTCGCCGTCGGCGCCCGTGTCGACGACGACGGCCCCGGCGCCGGCGACGCCGAGCGGCCTGAGCGGCCCGGCCTCCCCCGCGGGCACCCCGAGCGCGTCGGCGACCGCAGGGGCGACACCGACGGCGTCCCCGGCGCCCACGGCGTCCCCGACGGCGACCTCGGCCGGGACGACGCCGTCACCAGCGCCGACGCCGACCGGCCCGCCGATCCTGCGGCCCGGCGCGACCGGCCCGGAGATCCTGGAGCTGCAGCGGCAGCTGATGGCGGCCGGCTACTGGCTGGGCACCCCGGACGGCACGTTCGGCCTGCTCACCCAGCAGGCGGTGCTCGCCGTGCAGAAGACCGCCGGCATCGGGCTGGACGGGCTGGTCGGGCCGGCCACCCGAGCCGCGATCGCCCGCGGCACGCGGCCGGACGCACGCAGCACGCAGGGCTTCGTCCTGGAGGTCGACAAGGGCCGGCAGCTGCTGAAGATCGTGCGGGACGGACACGTCGAGACCACGCTCAACACCTCGACCGGCACCGAGCAGATCTACTACCACGACGGCGTCCAGTACCTGGCCGACACCCCGCCCGGCACCTGGCGGATGTTCCGCCAGGTCAACGGGGTCGACCACGGCAGCCTCGGCGACCTCTACCGGCCGAAGTACTTCCACGCCGACGGCATCGCCATCCACGGGTACGCCTCGGTCCCGGCCCGGGCCGCCTCGCACGGCTGCGTCCGGGTGACCAACGCCGCGATGGACTGGCTGTGGTCGTCGGGCAACGCCGAGATCGGCACCACCGTCCTGGTCTACTGA
- a CDS encoding DoxX family protein: MKLLERHRTPHRPPPATSAPAAVPARTVTPGAPPGTGRIARPAAVSAADLGLLLLRLTFGLLLAGHGAQKLFGLFGGEGLSATGRGFAQLGYHPGTFFAGMAGAGEFLGGLGLAAGLLTPLAAAAVIGVMINAMIVTVPHGLWETNGGMEYPLCIAVVATAVAAIGAGRLAFDRFFRRRDGGLPEMAFAVGLGGLGAAIVLAVS; this comes from the coding sequence ATGAAGCTTCTCGAGCGGCACCGGACGCCCCACCGTCCACCACCCGCCACCTCGGCCCCGGCCGCTGTCCCGGCTCGAACGGTGACCCCGGGCGCACCCCCTGGGACCGGCCGCATCGCGCGGCCCGCGGCGGTGTCCGCCGCTGACCTCGGGCTGCTGCTCCTTCGGTTGACCTTCGGCCTGCTGCTCGCCGGGCATGGCGCACAGAAGCTCTTCGGCCTGTTCGGCGGCGAGGGGCTCAGCGCGACCGGCAGAGGGTTCGCCCAGCTCGGCTACCACCCCGGCACGTTCTTCGCCGGAATGGCCGGTGCGGGCGAGTTCCTCGGTGGTCTCGGCCTGGCCGCGGGCCTGCTGACCCCGTTGGCGGCGGCGGCCGTGATCGGTGTGATGATCAATGCGATGATCGTGACCGTGCCGCACGGGCTGTGGGAGACCAACGGCGGCATGGAGTATCCGCTGTGCATCGCGGTGGTCGCGACCGCGGTCGCGGCGATCGGCGCGGGGCGGCTCGCGTTTGACCGCTTCTTCCGGCGGCGCGACGGTGGGCTGCCCGAGATGGCGTTCGCCGTCGGCCTCGGAGGCCTAGGCGCCGCCATCGTCCTGGCGGTCAGCTGA
- a CDS encoding VOC family protein yields MLDCPDAKALAEFYGELTGWGVAGADEAGAWAYLTPPGTEVMIGFQRVEGYQPPRWPDQSAPQQFHLDFRVTDLAASLELAEKLGATQAEFQPGGERWRVLLDPVGHPFCLCPPAPSA; encoded by the coding sequence ATGCTGGACTGCCCCGACGCGAAGGCCCTGGCGGAGTTCTACGGCGAGCTGACAGGCTGGGGCGTCGCCGGCGCCGACGAGGCGGGCGCGTGGGCCTATCTGACGCCTCCGGGCACCGAAGTGATGATCGGCTTCCAGCGGGTGGAGGGCTACCAGCCGCCCCGGTGGCCGGACCAGTCCGCCCCGCAGCAGTTCCATCTCGACTTCCGGGTCACGGACCTGGCGGCTTCGCTTGAGCTGGCCGAGAAGCTCGGCGCGACGCAGGCCGAGTTCCAGCCGGGCGGGGAACGCTGGCGGGTGCTGCTCGACCCGGTCGGCCACCCGTTCTGCCTCTGCCCCCCGGCGCCTTCGGCCTGA
- a CDS encoding helix-turn-helix transcriptional regulator, with translation MRADRLLSVLLLLQARGRLTAREIADELAVSVRTVYRDVESLAGAGFPVVAERGSAGGYRLLGGYRTSLTGLTAGESDSLPLAGLPAAAEALGFGPGAAAVERKLLAALPSGNRRRAQHARRLFHLDAPGWFRDVEPVPHLAEVAGAVWECRPLRLTYLRWRSPQGVVRDVRPLGVVLKSGTWYLVAATATATATATATATATATATATATATAAAAAKVEAEDGAEPAGAAAAAEPAADAGDGVRVYRVGKIHHLETLPGTFPRPDDFDLADYWAGWTARYEASVYRATATVRLSPEGLRMAPFRLAPAVVRSLRSTAQEPDVDGWVRARLPIESIRHARGDLLVLGAEVEVLDPPELREAMAAAAADLTALYAARPWEGRSPVVATPWC, from the coding sequence GTGCGCGCCGATCGCCTGCTCTCGGTCCTGCTCCTGCTGCAGGCACGGGGGCGGCTGACAGCCCGGGAGATCGCCGACGAGCTGGCGGTGTCGGTCCGCACCGTCTACCGGGATGTGGAGTCGCTCGCCGGGGCCGGCTTCCCGGTGGTGGCCGAGCGCGGGTCGGCCGGCGGCTACCGGCTGCTGGGCGGCTATCGCACCAGCCTGACAGGCCTGACCGCCGGCGAGTCGGACTCGCTGCCGCTGGCCGGGCTCCCCGCGGCCGCCGAGGCGCTCGGCTTCGGCCCGGGCGCGGCCGCCGTCGAACGCAAACTGCTCGCCGCGCTCCCGTCCGGCAACCGGCGGCGGGCGCAGCACGCCCGCCGCCTGTTCCACCTCGACGCGCCGGGCTGGTTCCGGGACGTCGAACCCGTGCCGCACCTGGCCGAGGTGGCCGGGGCGGTCTGGGAGTGCCGCCCGCTGCGGCTCACCTACCTGCGCTGGCGCTCCCCCCAGGGGGTGGTGCGGGACGTAAGGCCGCTCGGCGTCGTCCTCAAGAGCGGTACCTGGTACCTGGTCGCCGCGACCGCGACCGCGACCGCGACCGCGACCGCGACCGCGACCGCGACCGCGACCGCGACCGCGACCGCGACCGCGACCGCGGCGGCGGCGGCCAAGGTCGAGGCCGAGGACGGGGCCGAGCCTGCCGGGGCCGCCGCCGCGGCCGAGCCTGCCGCGGATGCGGGGGATGGCGTCCGGGTCTACCGGGTCGGGAAGATTCACCACCTGGAGACGCTGCCGGGCACCTTCCCTCGTCCGGATGATTTCGATCTCGCGGACTACTGGGCCGGGTGGACGGCCCGTTACGAGGCGAGTGTCTACCGGGCGACGGCCACGGTGCGGCTCTCCCCGGAAGGACTGCGGATGGCACCTTTCCGGCTCGCACCCGCGGTGGTGAGGTCCCTGCGGAGCACGGCGCAGGAGCCGGACGTAGACGGATGGGTCCGCGCGCGGCTGCCGATCGAGTCGATCCGGCACGCCCGTGGTGACCTGCTCGTCCTCGGCGCCGAGGTGGAGGTCCTGGACCCGCCGGAGCTGCGCGAGGCGATGGCCGCGGCCGCGGCGGACCTCACGGCCCTCTACGCCGCCAGGCCATGGGAGGGCCGGAGCCCGGTCGTCGCGACGCCATGGTGCTGA
- the metH gene encoding methionine synthase has product MTASERALRELLGQRVAVLDGAWGTMLQNAGLTPADYRTERFADHPKDVTGDPDLLNLTRPDVILDVHRQYLAAGADITTTNTFTATSIGQADYGLESLVREMNVQGARLARQAADEAAQKSGTRRFVAGSIGPLNVTLSLSPRVEDPAYRAVTFEQVKASYAEQIAALAEGGVDLLLIETIFDTLNAKAAIAAAREVAPQLPLWISVTIVDMSGRTLSGQTVEAFWSSIAHAEPLVVGVNCSLGAEEMRPHVADLARLAGTFTACHPNAGLPNAFGGYDQTPEEAGRLIGGFATEGLVNVVGGCCGTTPPHIARIAESVRGTAPRALPELPATTRFSGLEPFEIGPDTGFVMIGERTNVTGSARFRRLIEADDYQAAIDVALEQVRGGANLLDVNMDADLLDSERAMTTFLNLLATEPEAARLPIMIDSSRWSVLEAGLRCVQGKGVVNSISLKEGEEPFLAQARRIRDFGAGVVVMAFDEQGQADTTERKVEICARAYDLLTQKVGFPATDIIFDPNVLAVATGIAEHNGYAKAFIDALPQIKQRCPGVRISGGISNLSFSFRGNDVVREAMHSAFLLHAVRAGLDMGIVNAGQLAVYADIPADLLELVEDVLFDRRDDATDRLVAFAETVSGSGTKRVVDLSWREAPVAQRLSHALVHGIVDFIEADTEEARAVAARPLDVIEGPLMDGMKIVGDLFGSGKMFLPQVVKSARVMKRSVAYLEPFMEAEKQALLAAGGSVDADAGRRGNGRVVMATVKGDVHDIGKNIVGVVLGCNNYEVIDLGVMVPAKVILDTAVAEGADAIGLSGLITPSLDEMVAVAAEMQRRGLKLPLLIGGATTSRQHTAVRIAPAYDGTTVHVLDASRVVGVVSDLLDDDRAAELAIRNRAEQQELREAHERRQQQPLLTLAQARANREQVSFDDLPVPAFTGLRVVRPGLAELRAMIDWQFFFLAWEVKGKFPAILEQPVARELYDDGNALLDQIIAAGSLRAEGVYGFWPAVADGDDILVDVPAAGTGASGTGAAGTAATVEPTVSATDGRLRLAMLRQQTAKPAGRPNRSLADYVAPAGDHLGAFAVAIHGADALAAEYEARQDDYRAIMVKALADRLAEAFAEYVHLEARRAWFEPGSEPALEDLHAERFRGIRPAFGYPASPDHSEKRPLFDLVGADQVGMGLTESFAMTPASAVSGIIFANPAARYFTVGRIGRDQVEDYATRRGMSIAEVEKWLRPNLAYDPQ; this is encoded by the coding sequence ATCACCGCGAGTGAGCGGGCGCTGCGGGAGCTGCTCGGGCAGCGGGTCGCCGTCCTCGACGGGGCCTGGGGCACGATGCTGCAGAACGCCGGCCTCACCCCCGCCGACTACCGCACCGAGCGGTTCGCGGACCATCCGAAGGACGTCACCGGCGACCCGGACCTGCTGAACCTGACCCGGCCGGACGTCATCCTCGACGTGCACCGGCAGTACCTGGCCGCGGGCGCGGACATCACGACCACGAACACGTTCACCGCCACCAGCATCGGGCAGGCCGACTACGGCCTGGAGTCGCTGGTGCGGGAGATGAACGTGCAGGGGGCGCGGCTGGCCCGGCAGGCCGCCGACGAGGCGGCGCAGAAGTCCGGTACCCGGCGGTTCGTCGCCGGGTCGATCGGGCCGCTGAACGTCACCCTGTCGCTGTCGCCGCGGGTGGAGGACCCGGCCTACCGTGCGGTGACCTTCGAGCAGGTGAAGGCCTCCTACGCCGAGCAGATCGCGGCGCTCGCCGAGGGCGGCGTCGACCTGCTCCTCATCGAGACGATCTTCGACACTCTGAACGCGAAGGCCGCGATCGCGGCGGCCCGTGAGGTCGCCCCGCAGCTGCCGCTGTGGATCTCGGTGACGATCGTCGACATGAGCGGGCGGACGCTGTCCGGCCAGACCGTCGAGGCGTTCTGGAGCTCGATCGCGCACGCCGAGCCGCTGGTCGTCGGGGTGAACTGCTCGCTCGGCGCCGAGGAGATGCGCCCGCACGTCGCCGACCTGGCCCGCCTCGCCGGCACGTTCACCGCCTGCCACCCGAACGCGGGCCTGCCGAACGCGTTCGGCGGCTACGACCAGACCCCGGAGGAAGCCGGCCGACTCATCGGCGGGTTCGCCACCGAAGGCCTGGTCAACGTGGTCGGCGGCTGCTGCGGGACGACCCCGCCGCACATCGCGCGGATCGCCGAGTCGGTGCGGGGCACCGCGCCGCGCGCGCTGCCGGAGCTGCCGGCGACAACCCGCTTCAGCGGCCTCGAGCCGTTCGAGATCGGCCCGGACACCGGCTTCGTCATGATCGGCGAGCGGACCAACGTGACCGGTTCGGCGCGGTTCCGCCGGCTGATCGAGGCCGACGACTACCAGGCCGCGATCGACGTGGCGCTGGAGCAGGTGCGCGGCGGGGCGAACCTGCTGGACGTCAACATGGACGCCGACCTGCTCGACAGCGAGCGGGCGATGACCACGTTCCTGAACCTGCTGGCGACGGAGCCCGAGGCCGCCCGCCTGCCCATCATGATCGACAGCTCGCGCTGGAGCGTGCTCGAGGCCGGGCTGCGCTGCGTGCAGGGCAAGGGCGTCGTCAACTCGATCAGCCTCAAGGAGGGCGAGGAGCCCTTCCTGGCGCAGGCGCGGCGCATCCGCGACTTCGGCGCCGGCGTGGTCGTGATGGCGTTCGACGAGCAGGGCCAGGCCGACACCACCGAGCGCAAGGTGGAGATCTGCGCCCGCGCCTACGACCTGCTCACGCAGAAGGTCGGCTTCCCGGCGACGGACATCATCTTCGACCCGAACGTGCTGGCGGTGGCCACCGGCATCGCCGAGCACAACGGCTACGCCAAGGCGTTCATCGACGCGCTGCCGCAGATCAAGCAGCGCTGCCCCGGGGTGCGCATCTCCGGCGGCATCTCGAACCTGTCGTTCTCCTTCCGCGGCAACGACGTCGTCCGCGAGGCGATGCACTCGGCGTTCCTGCTGCACGCGGTGCGCGCCGGGCTCGACATGGGCATCGTAAACGCCGGCCAGCTCGCGGTGTACGCGGACATCCCCGCCGACCTGCTGGAGCTGGTCGAGGACGTCCTGTTCGACCGCCGCGACGATGCCACCGACCGCCTCGTCGCGTTCGCCGAGACGGTGAGCGGCAGCGGCACGAAGCGCGTCGTGGACCTGTCCTGGCGCGAGGCTCCGGTCGCGCAGCGGCTCTCGCACGCGCTGGTGCACGGCATCGTCGACTTCATCGAGGCCGACACGGAGGAGGCCCGCGCGGTGGCGGCCCGCCCCCTCGACGTGATCGAGGGCCCGCTGATGGACGGGATGAAGATCGTCGGCGACCTGTTCGGCTCCGGCAAGATGTTCCTGCCGCAGGTGGTCAAGTCCGCCCGGGTGATGAAGCGTTCCGTCGCCTACCTGGAGCCGTTCATGGAGGCGGAGAAGCAGGCGCTGCTCGCCGCCGGCGGCTCCGTGGACGCCGACGCGGGCCGCCGCGGCAACGGCCGGGTGGTGATGGCGACCGTCAAGGGCGACGTCCACGACATCGGCAAGAACATCGTCGGCGTGGTGCTGGGCTGCAACAACTACGAGGTCATCGACCTGGGCGTGATGGTCCCGGCGAAGGTCATCCTCGACACGGCGGTGGCCGAGGGCGCGGACGCGATCGGCCTGTCCGGGCTGATCACCCCGTCGCTGGACGAGATGGTCGCGGTGGCCGCCGAGATGCAGCGCCGCGGGCTGAAGCTGCCGCTGCTGATCGGCGGTGCGACCACCTCACGCCAGCACACCGCGGTGCGCATCGCGCCCGCCTACGACGGCACGACCGTCCACGTGCTGGACGCCTCCCGGGTCGTCGGTGTGGTCTCCGACCTGCTGGACGACGACCGGGCCGCCGAGCTCGCCATCCGCAACCGCGCCGAGCAGCAGGAGCTGCGTGAGGCGCACGAGCGGCGCCAGCAGCAGCCACTGCTCACCCTCGCCCAGGCCCGGGCGAACCGTGAGCAGGTCTCGTTCGACGACCTGCCCGTGCCCGCGTTCACCGGGCTGCGGGTCGTGCGGCCGGGGCTCGCCGAACTGCGCGCGATGATCGACTGGCAGTTCTTCTTCCTCGCCTGGGAGGTCAAGGGCAAGTTCCCGGCGATCCTGGAGCAGCCGGTCGCCCGCGAGCTGTACGACGACGGGAACGCCCTGCTCGACCAGATCATCGCGGCCGGCAGCCTGCGGGCCGAGGGCGTGTACGGCTTCTGGCCGGCCGTCGCCGACGGCGACGACATCCTCGTCGACGTCCCCGCGGCCGGCACCGGCGCGTCGGGCACTGGCGCGGCCGGCACCGCCGCCACGGTCGAGCCGACCGTCTCGGCAACCGACGGCCGGCTTCGGCTGGCGATGCTGCGCCAGCAGACGGCCAAGCCGGCCGGTCGGCCCAACCGCAGCCTCGCCGACTACGTGGCTCCGGCCGGCGACCACCTCGGCGCGTTCGCGGTGGCCATCCACGGCGCGGATGCGCTGGCCGCCGAGTACGAGGCCCGCCAGGACGACTACCGGGCGATCATGGTGAAGGCGCTGGCCGACCGGCTGGCGGAGGCGTTCGCCGAGTACGTCCACCTCGAGGCCCGGCGGGCCTGGTTCGAGCCGGGCTCCGAGCCCGCGCTGGAGGACCTGCACGCCGAGCGGTTCCGCGGCATCCGGCCCGCGTTCGGCTACCCGGCGAGCCCGGACCACAGCGAGAAGCGGCCGCTGTTCGACCTGGTCGGCGCGGACCAGGTCGGCATGGGGCTGACCGAGTCTTTCGCGATGACCCCCGCCTCCGCCGTCAGCGGGATCATCTTCGCGAACCCGGCGGCGCGCTACTTCACCGTCGGGCGCATCGGCCGCGACCAGGTCGAGGACTACGCCACCCGGCGCGGCATGAGCATCGCCGAGGTCGAGAAGTGGCTGCGCCCCAACCTCGCGTACGACCCGCAGTAG
- a CDS encoding alpha/beta fold hydrolase, with amino-acid sequence MSDNPPVVLVHGLGSSSEHGWRGAGWIDMLQEAGREVLLVDLPGHGTSRRDTDPESYADAAAEIAEAFARRGPVDAVGFSAGAHLLLESAVRGLASFNRLALIGLGPRMLEFRPEQGRAFTPDASDGTDVLARVIKGLARRAGNDTDAVLAFARRPTAPLTAAGLATVACEVLVVIGERDTAGSPDEFAALFPKATGRTIDGADHYSVQAHPRAMSAVFDFLGV; translated from the coding sequence ATGTCTGACAACCCACCGGTCGTCCTGGTCCACGGCCTCGGCTCGTCGAGCGAGCACGGCTGGCGCGGCGCCGGCTGGATCGACATGCTGCAGGAGGCAGGCCGCGAGGTTCTCCTCGTCGACCTGCCGGGGCATGGCACCTCCCGCCGAGACACCGACCCGGAGTCCTACGCGGACGCCGCCGCCGAGATCGCCGAGGCCTTCGCCCGCCGCGGTCCCGTCGACGCGGTCGGTTTCTCCGCCGGTGCGCACCTGCTGCTGGAGTCGGCGGTGCGCGGGCTCGCGTCCTTCAACCGGCTGGCCCTGATCGGGCTCGGCCCGCGCATGCTGGAGTTCCGTCCCGAGCAGGGCCGTGCCTTCACCCCGGACGCCTCGGACGGCACCGACGTCCTGGCCCGGGTGATCAAGGGGCTCGCCCGCCGCGCCGGCAACGACACCGACGCCGTGCTCGCGTTCGCCCGCCGGCCGACCGCACCGCTGACCGCCGCCGGCCTGGCCACGGTCGCCTGCGAGGTGCTGGTCGTCATCGGCGAGCGGGACACCGCCGGATCCCCGGACGAGTTCGCCGCCCTGTTCCCGAAGGCCACCGGACGGACCATCGACGGCGCCGACCACTACTCCGTACAGGCCCACCCCCGGGCGATGAGCGCCGTCTTCGACTTCCTCGGCGTCTGA
- a CDS encoding alpha/beta fold hydrolase translates to MTVGVDGASNEVIVVGDGEPVVLVAHAWGASARVMLPTALGLPGTKVVVNFRGYGGSSPRPNGWTYPELADELAAVAAKFGATAALGQSMGAGALLALAAREPGLFTTLALLLPPALDEPIPPDVLEIFRRIHLARHGGDEDELRAEIATSMTSQLHGVRGFDVYLRAYALMLTACSPPTELPGNAPLAGRAALARVGARALVVGQDGDLIHRTEVVGEVAAALPRARTHVFPATAPMWSDRRGLRALLTAHFG, encoded by the coding sequence GTGACGGTCGGCGTCGACGGCGCGTCCAACGAGGTGATCGTGGTCGGGGACGGGGAGCCCGTGGTCCTGGTCGCGCATGCCTGGGGTGCGTCGGCGCGGGTCATGCTGCCGACCGCGCTGGGCCTGCCCGGGACGAAGGTCGTCGTCAACTTCCGCGGCTACGGCGGCTCGTCGCCGCGGCCCAACGGCTGGACGTACCCGGAGCTCGCCGACGAGCTGGCCGCTGTCGCCGCCAAGTTCGGGGCGACGGCCGCCCTCGGGCAGAGCATGGGCGCGGGCGCACTGCTGGCGCTGGCCGCCCGGGAGCCGGGCCTGTTCACGACGCTGGCGCTGCTGCTGCCACCGGCGCTGGACGAACCGATCCCGCCGGACGTCCTGGAGATCTTCCGGCGGATCCACCTCGCCCGGCACGGCGGTGACGAGGACGAGCTGCGCGCCGAGATCGCCACCTCCATGACCTCGCAGCTGCACGGAGTGCGGGGCTTCGACGTGTACCTGCGCGCCTACGCGCTGATGCTGACCGCATGCTCACCGCCGACGGAGCTGCCGGGGAACGCCCCGCTCGCCGGCCGCGCGGCGCTGGCCCGGGTGGGCGCGCGGGCGCTGGTCGTCGGGCAGGACGGCGATCTCATCCACCGCACCGAGGTCGTGGGCGAGGTCGCGGCTGCCCTCCCGCGCGCCCGGACGCACGTCTTCCCGGCGACCGCGCCGATGTGGAGCGACCGCCGAGGCCTGCGCGCTCTGCTGACCGCGCACTTCGGCTGA
- a CDS encoding DUF2252 domain-containing protein produces MTTSAAGADRAQVIGDVFGAAFGELMAAEPGAFRRKFRKMAASPFAFYRGSAALFYTDINGLDDPFLNERTSRVWIHGDLHAENFGTYMSSNGVLVFNVNDFDEAYVGPFTWDLRRLVASLALLGRAKALSDAVITDLVEACVGAYQEKIRVLAEGGSSADLLTRTSTEGVVHAFLQTARRATRVALLDELTVVENYDRRFAHVDGVSAVDDETRAKVIAAFDRYLATVPPGRRTRPVELTVKDVVLRRGVGIGSAGLPSYSILVEGHTEALDNDVVLYMKQAQSPAVSRFVPDERIAGYFHHQGHRTAVSQRALQADSDSWLGYSELDGIGQLVAEVSPYAQDLDWSEVNERDEMLGLVADLGRSTARMHAVADDESDHDLVSFSTEDAIHEAISADPKGFTLAMVEFAHDYGAQVHRDHALFVDMFRNGQLIDVD; encoded by the coding sequence ATGACGACGTCCGCTGCCGGTGCCGACCGTGCCCAGGTGATCGGGGACGTGTTCGGGGCGGCCTTCGGTGAGCTGATGGCCGCGGAGCCCGGTGCCTTCCGCCGCAAGTTCCGGAAGATGGCAGCCTCGCCGTTCGCCTTCTACCGGGGTTCGGCCGCGCTGTTCTACACCGATATCAACGGCCTGGACGACCCTTTCCTGAACGAGCGGACGAGCCGGGTCTGGATTCACGGTGATCTGCATGCGGAGAACTTCGGCACCTACATGAGCAGCAACGGCGTGCTCGTGTTCAACGTCAACGACTTCGACGAGGCGTACGTCGGGCCGTTCACCTGGGACCTGCGCCGCCTGGTGGCGAGCCTCGCCCTGCTCGGCCGGGCGAAGGCGCTCAGCGACGCCGTCATCACCGACCTGGTCGAGGCGTGCGTCGGCGCCTACCAGGAGAAGATCCGCGTCCTCGCCGAGGGCGGCTCGTCCGCAGACCTGCTGACCCGGACGTCCACCGAGGGTGTGGTGCACGCCTTCCTGCAGACCGCGCGGCGCGCCACCCGGGTCGCCCTGCTCGACGAGCTGACCGTGGTCGAGAACTACGACCGCCGTTTCGCCCACGTCGACGGCGTCAGCGCGGTGGACGACGAGACACGCGCGAAGGTCATCGCCGCCTTCGACCGCTACCTGGCGACGGTGCCGCCGGGCCGGCGCACGCGCCCGGTGGAGCTGACGGTGAAGGATGTCGTGCTGCGGCGCGGGGTGGGTATCGGCAGTGCCGGGCTGCCGTCCTACAGCATCCTCGTCGAGGGACACACCGAGGCACTGGACAACGACGTAGTCCTGTACATGAAGCAGGCGCAGAGCCCGGCGGTGAGCAGGTTCGTCCCCGACGAACGGATCGCCGGCTACTTCCACCACCAGGGGCACCGCACCGCGGTGTCACAGCGGGCGCTGCAGGCCGACAGCGACTCCTGGCTGGGCTACTCCGAGCTGGACGGGATCGGCCAGCTCGTCGCCGAGGTCTCCCCGTACGCCCAGGACCTCGACTGGTCCGAGGTCAACGAGCGCGACGAGATGCTGGGCCTGGTCGCCGACCTCGGCCGGTCGACCGCCCGGATGCACGCGGTCGCCGACGACGAGAGCGACCACGACCTGGTGAGCTTCTCCACCGAGGACGCCATCCACGAGGCGATCTCGGCGGACCCGAAGGGGTTCACCCTCGCCATGGTCGAGTTCGCCCACGACTACGGAGCCCAGGTCCACCGCGACCACGCCCTGTTCGTCGACATGTTCCGCAACGGCCAGCTCATCGACGTCGACTGA
- a CDS encoding nuclear transport factor 2 family protein: MPWTEKSAVEFAEHHIAVWNTRDLDRILALYSADVEFVSPLAEKLVGSNLVRGRGEARTYFETALAANPDLRFEIVDVMRGLDSILIYMRGVGGRLVADVLFVDADGLIAKVVAHYTCLST; encoded by the coding sequence ATGCCGTGGACGGAGAAGAGCGCAGTCGAGTTCGCCGAGCACCACATCGCGGTCTGGAACACGCGTGATCTCGACCGGATCCTCGCCCTGTACAGCGCGGACGTCGAATTCGTCTCCCCGCTCGCCGAGAAGCTCGTCGGCAGCAACCTGGTGCGGGGCCGGGGCGAGGCACGCACCTATTTCGAGACCGCCCTCGCCGCGAACCCCGACCTGCGGTTCGAGATCGTCGACGTCATGCGCGGCCTCGACAGCATCCTGATCTACATGCGGGGTGTAGGTGGCCGGCTCGTCGCCGACGTCCTGTTCGTCGACGCCGACGGCCTGATCGCCAAGGTCGTCGCCCACTACACCTGCCTGTCCACCTGA